The following are encoded in a window of Oncorhynchus gorbuscha isolate QuinsamMale2020 ecotype Even-year unplaced genomic scaffold, OgorEven_v1.0 Un_scaffold_525, whole genome shotgun sequence genomic DNA:
- the si:ch211-214j24.10 gene encoding uncharacterized protein si:ch211-214j24.10: protein MHIKTGTWEANTVCESDTLCDPAGLVSSTNPEAHIGNRRLSPGSGNCGGGGGGCPTGVDQQPCQASPQALEGNLNGPAHVHAFTYRRDRDRRGQHKGRGPRREGPRGPGRVADRPPKQSQKERWVEDSLSLLKHPPAFPVQDSPAKLQPTISYASKVKSGAVGGVLEEEGRPAIGVLLQNQWGLSFISEVLQATEGSVPSPAPIAAPQLTFGGETANPTQERHHIVQASGEIPVPVTTSISIDQYREEEAKINGKLLLTCHHLKEALHYHTIEWNVTCNKQKEDPNKVVWYKNSLDQPA from the exons ATGCATATCAAAACAG GTACATGGGAGGCCAACACGGTGTGCGAGTCTGACACCCTGTGTGATCCTGCTGGCCTTGTGTCCTCCACCAACCCAGAGGCTCATATTGGCAACCGCCGCCTATCACCTGGGTCTGGCAactgtggtggaggaggtggaggctgCCCAACTGGGGTTGACCAGCAGCCCTGCCAAGCTTCACCCCAGGCCCTCGAGGGCAACCTGAACGGACCCGCCCATGTACATGCCTTCACTTACCGTAGAGACAGAGATCGTAGAGGCCAGCACAAAGGCCGTGGCCCTCGCAGAGAGGGGCCCAGGGGGCCAGGGCGTGTAGCAGATAGGCCCCCGAAGCAGAGCcagaaggagaggtgggtggaGGACAGTCTGTCTCTACTCAAGCACCCACCTGCTTTTCCAGTGCAGGACAGCCCTGCCAAGCTGCAGCCAACCATCAGCTATGCCTCGAAAGTGAAGTCAGGGGCGGTGGGTGGAGTGCTGGAGGAGGAGGGCCGCCCAGCCATCGGTGTCCTGTTGCAGAACCAGTGGGGACTTAGTTTCATCAGTGAGGTCCTCCAAGCCACAGAGGGTTCAGTTCCCTCTCCTGCCCCCATAGCAGCACCTCAGCTCACATTTGGAGGTGAAACCGCCAACCCAACACAAGAGAGGCATCACATAGTCCAGGCCAGTGGTGAAATCCCAGTTCCTGTCACTACCTCAATCTCCATTGACCAGTACAGAGAAGAGGAAGCAAAGATCAATGGGAAGCTGCTTCTCACCTGTCACCATCTAAAGGAGGCTCTGCACTATCACACAATAG AATGGAATGTCACCTGCAACAAACAGAAAGAAG ATCCCAATAAGGTAGTTTGGTATAAGAACTCCCTGGACCAGCCAGCCTAG